From a single Natronocella acetinitrilica genomic region:
- a CDS encoding NAD-dependent epimerase/dehydratase family protein: protein MANMLVTGASGFAGGVLARRLVADGHRVTAFLRSSAQATSLQELGVRVCPVDITDPNAIKQHMEPFDCVFHVAASYRVEHSDPEEFRRVNVQGTSHLVDAAGTAGVGRFVHCSTVGVHGPIEEPPADEEYRAKPNDHYQESKWEGEQVARAAFASGLPGCVVRPAAIYGPGDRRFLKLFRAIKSGFFTMIGSGDTRYHMVYVDDLVDGFVLAGSNPAALGEVFITAGPRAASIREIVDLVADVLHVRRPRWAIPVAPVKAAAHLCEVMCRPFGISPPLYPRRVEFFTMNRSFTTAKAERMLGYQPRWSLEAGIAATARGYREAGWIT from the coding sequence ATGGCTAACATGCTCGTGACGGGAGCAAGCGGCTTCGCGGGTGGGGTGCTTGCGCGCCGCCTGGTTGCTGATGGGCACAGGGTGACCGCGTTTCTGCGGTCGTCGGCGCAGGCGACAAGCCTGCAGGAGTTGGGTGTCCGGGTGTGCCCGGTTGACATCACGGACCCGAACGCCATCAAGCAGCACATGGAGCCCTTCGATTGCGTGTTCCATGTTGCCGCCAGCTATCGGGTGGAGCATTCTGATCCCGAGGAGTTTCGTCGAGTCAATGTGCAGGGCACCAGCCATCTCGTGGACGCTGCCGGGACGGCTGGGGTGGGACGCTTCGTGCACTGCTCCACGGTGGGTGTCCACGGTCCGATTGAAGAGCCGCCCGCCGACGAGGAATATCGGGCAAAGCCAAATGATCACTATCAGGAAAGCAAATGGGAGGGTGAGCAGGTCGCCAGAGCAGCGTTTGCCAGCGGCCTGCCCGGTTGCGTGGTGCGCCCTGCCGCCATCTATGGGCCGGGTGACCGGCGCTTTCTGAAGCTGTTTCGTGCCATCAAGAGCGGTTTTTTCACCATGATCGGCTCCGGGGATACCCGGTATCACATGGTCTACGTAGACGATTTGGTGGATGGGTTCGTACTCGCGGGAAGCAACCCCGCGGCACTGGGCGAAGTATTCATCACGGCAGGACCGCGGGCCGCCTCCATTCGCGAAATCGTTGACCTCGTGGCTGACGTACTGCACGTCAGGCGTCCGCGATGGGCCATTCCGGTTGCACCGGTCAAGGCCGCTGCTCACCTGTGCGAAGTCATGTGCCGTCCGTTCGGGATATCTCCGCCGCTGTATCCCCGACGGGTGGAATTCTTCACGATGAATCGCAGCTTCACAACGGCCAAGGCGGAGCGAATGCTCGGATACCAGCCGCGCTGGTCCCTGGAAGCGGGTATCGCTGCCACCGCGCGGGGCTACCGGGAGGCGGGCTGGATAACCTAG
- a CDS encoding lysylphosphatidylglycerol synthase transmembrane domain-containing protein: MLKLGIRFAIALLIIGVLVWIGDGIAAHWAVMSQLTPLAAVLALVAITLGRTVMAYKWLRLMRCFGAVMPLSIATQIYCAANIWGLVLPSTLGVDAVRTVCASREGLPARDVIASILVERGIGFIIGASLCLVSVLYLAEQAVLGSTLYWTGWFAAALIVGLVIGMWLSFSEWLHGFVHDRLLRRVREGRIARTLRDLHSAYLAFRSHRGELLLFLGLTVVENLVTGAAFWLIAWGLGVSVGLVDVLAVAFVANLVSRVPISFGGGLGVFEAMFVLGMSVIGIPTTEALSVALLGHLFKILSWLPWWIVYTLRAGRIGVPASDRA, from the coding sequence GTGCTGAAACTCGGGATACGTTTCGCAATTGCATTGCTGATCATCGGGGTTCTGGTCTGGATCGGTGATGGCATTGCAGCGCACTGGGCAGTGATGTCGCAGCTCACCCCGCTGGCGGCGGTGCTTGCCCTGGTGGCCATCACCCTGGGGCGCACGGTGATGGCCTACAAGTGGTTGCGATTGATGCGCTGCTTCGGCGCCGTCATGCCTTTGTCCATTGCCACCCAGATCTACTGTGCCGCCAACATCTGGGGCCTGGTCCTGCCATCCACGCTTGGTGTGGATGCGGTGCGGACCGTCTGCGCGAGCCGCGAGGGCTTGCCGGCGCGGGATGTGATCGCGTCCATCCTGGTGGAGCGGGGTATCGGATTCATCATCGGCGCGAGCCTCTGCCTGGTGTCCGTGCTCTACCTGGCAGAGCAGGCCGTGCTCGGCAGTACCTTGTACTGGACCGGCTGGTTCGCGGCCGCGTTGATTGTCGGGCTGGTGATCGGCATGTGGCTCTCGTTCTCCGAGTGGCTGCATGGGTTCGTCCACGACCGCCTGCTTCGCCGCGTGCGCGAAGGGCGCATTGCCCGAACACTGCGTGACCTCCACAGTGCCTATCTGGCATTCCGCAGCCATCGCGGCGAACTTCTCCTGTTCCTTGGTCTGACCGTGGTGGAGAACCTGGTCACCGGCGCGGCGTTCTGGCTGATCGCCTGGGGCCTCGGCGTTTCGGTGGGTCTGGTGGATGTCCTTGCAGTGGCATTCGTGGCCAATCTTGTCTCCCGCGTGCCGATCTCCTTCGGCGGCGGGCTCGGCGTCTTCGAGGCGATGTTCGTGCTGGGGATGTCCGTGATCGGCATCCCCACGACCGAGGCGCTGTCCGTGGCGCTGCTCGGCCATCTGTTCAAGATCCTGTCATGGTTGCCCTGGTGGATCGTCTATACCCTGCGGGCGGGTCGTATCGGTGTGCCCGCCAGCGACCGCGCCTGA